In Verrucomicrobiota bacterium, a single genomic region encodes these proteins:
- a CDS encoding efflux RND transporter periplasmic adaptor subunit, which yields MRSPSMSGFSEIPINCGSANRFASCRSSAAEYFDGIENQAGSLRRAPRSLSRVRGGPPEPSGLDRKAAPRHHIARMIARFASFYLSLVWIATLPSGCKPANSAPPKRPPTQVIAIPAATLPVFESISLVGSLVPNEMVDVKSEIEGTVEAVGFQEGQPVEKGSLLVKLDETKLSASLAEAEANFKLSRTTFTRNEELLRGKLISQQEFDQAAAQFYQNEATVELRRRLLKDARILAPFNGIAGARLISPGQVISRNTPLTSLVDLDPIKVELNVPERFMGKLQTGQAIAVRVAAFPGRQFRGAVFYVSPYVDPSTRTALVKASIPNPSHQLKPGMFANLDLTLEARAQAVVIPESAIAQTLDHDRATIFVVGASQIAQIRPVQLGVRMPGQVEIKHGVSAREMVIVEGVQKIGPGSPVVLAPEKDAAPYLPKPNASPEG from the coding sequence ATGCGAAGCCCTTCGATGTCGGGCTTTTCCGAAATCCCCATAAATTGCGGTTCAGCAAACCGATTCGCCTCGTGTCGGTCAAGCGCGGCAGAGTATTTCGATGGAATCGAGAATCAGGCTGGCAGTCTCCGCCGCGCCCCGCGTAGCCTCTCCCGCGTTCGGGGGGGGCCGCCTGAGCCGTCTGGATTGGATCGGAAGGCCGCTCCCCGCCATCACATCGCCCGCATGATTGCCCGGTTCGCCAGTTTTTACTTGTCGCTAGTCTGGATCGCCACATTGCCCTCGGGCTGCAAACCGGCGAACTCGGCGCCCCCCAAACGCCCGCCCACCCAGGTCATCGCCATCCCCGCCGCCACCCTCCCGGTGTTCGAAAGTATTTCCCTCGTCGGCTCACTCGTGCCCAATGAAATGGTGGATGTGAAGTCCGAGATCGAAGGCACCGTCGAGGCCGTCGGATTCCAAGAAGGCCAACCTGTCGAGAAAGGCAGCCTGCTGGTCAAGCTGGATGAGACCAAGCTGAGCGCCTCCCTGGCCGAGGCGGAAGCGAACTTCAAGCTGAGCCGGACCACGTTCACGCGCAACGAGGAGTTGCTCCGCGGCAAGCTCATTTCCCAACAAGAATTCGACCAAGCCGCGGCTCAATTTTATCAAAACGAAGCGACCGTCGAGCTTCGGCGGCGGTTGCTCAAGGACGCCCGTATCCTGGCGCCCTTCAACGGCATCGCCGGCGCAAGACTGATCAGCCCCGGCCAGGTCATCAGCCGGAACACCCCCCTCACCAGCCTGGTCGATCTCGACCCCATCAAGGTCGAACTCAACGTCCCGGAACGGTTCATGGGCAAACTTCAGACCGGGCAAGCCATCGCGGTTCGCGTCGCCGCTTTTCCCGGACGCCAATTCAGAGGTGCCGTGTTTTATGTCTCCCCTTACGTGGATCCTTCGACTCGCACCGCGCTCGTCAAAGCCTCGATCCCCAACCCTTCCCACCAACTGAAACCGGGCATGTTCGCGAATCTTGATCTCACCCTCGAGGCCCGTGCCCAAGCCGTGGTCATTCCCGAGTCCGCCATCGCCCAAACGCTCGACCATGATCGTGCCACCATCTTCGTCGTGGGCGCCTCCCAAATCGCGCAGATCCGCCCCGTCCAACTCGGCGTGCGCATGCCCGGCCAAGTCGAAATCAAACACGGCGTGTCGGCCCGGGAAATGGTGATTGTTGAAGGGGTCCAGAAGATCGGACCCGGCTCGCCGGTCGTGCTCGCTCCCGAAAAGGACGCCGCACCTTACCTGCCCAAACCCAACGCCTCCCCGGAGGGTTAA
- a CDS encoding FtsX-like permease family protein: MTSLFNAFRQIAAVTLFNLRSLPERKGAASAAAFGIMGVVVVFVGVLSIGEGFKRTMTVSGSPDTVLVLRAGADSEMTSGFGREETRLIMDAPGLARSDAGVLASPELFVIINLPKRSTGSDANVPLRGVEGAAYSIRKDFRIVSGRKFEPGRNEIVVGEGAAREFEGLDLGKKIKVGANEWEVAGIFTTGGGIDESEIWADAAVLQAAYQRGASWQSVYAKLSSPDSFQTFKDALTTNPGLTVKVVRQSEYYAEQSTALTTLIRGLGYSIAGLMALGAIFGALNTMYSAVAARTREIATLRALGFGAGPVVASLLLESMVLAGVGGLVGAGAAFAVFDGFTAATMNWQSFSQVTFAFRVTPSLLVQAMALASAIGMVGGFFPAIRAARLPVASGLREV, encoded by the coding sequence ATGACGAGCTTGTTCAACGCATTTCGCCAGATCGCCGCGGTCACGCTTTTCAATCTGCGCTCTTTGCCGGAGCGCAAGGGCGCCGCCTCTGCCGCCGCCTTCGGCATCATGGGCGTGGTGGTGGTTTTCGTCGGCGTGTTGTCGATTGGCGAAGGCTTCAAACGAACCATGACCGTGTCCGGCTCACCCGACACCGTCCTGGTGCTGCGCGCCGGGGCGGATTCGGAGATGACGAGCGGATTCGGCCGGGAAGAGACGCGTTTGATCATGGATGCGCCGGGGCTGGCGAGGAGCGATGCCGGCGTGCTGGCCTCGCCCGAGCTGTTTGTGATCATCAATCTGCCGAAGCGATCGACGGGATCGGATGCCAATGTGCCTTTGCGAGGAGTGGAAGGCGCCGCGTATTCGATCCGGAAGGATTTTCGAATCGTGTCTGGACGCAAGTTTGAGCCGGGTCGCAATGAGATCGTCGTTGGGGAGGGGGCGGCGAGGGAGTTTGAGGGATTGGATTTGGGGAAGAAAATCAAGGTGGGTGCCAACGAGTGGGAAGTGGCGGGGATTTTCACCACGGGAGGCGGCATCGATGAATCGGAAATCTGGGCGGACGCGGCGGTTCTTCAAGCCGCTTATCAACGCGGCGCCTCCTGGCAATCCGTCTACGCCAAATTGAGTTCACCGGATTCCTTCCAGACATTCAAAGACGCGTTGACGACCAACCCCGGCCTGACGGTGAAGGTGGTCCGGCAGTCCGAATACTATGCCGAGCAATCCACCGCCTTGACCACGCTGATTCGCGGACTCGGTTATTCCATTGCGGGGCTGATGGCATTAGGCGCGATTTTTGGGGCGTTGAACACGATGTACAGCGCGGTGGCCGCGCGGACCCGGGAGATTGCTACGCTGCGCGCCTTGGGATTCGGCGCGGGTCCGGTGGTGGCTTCGCTGCTGCTGGAATCGATGGTGCTGGCCGGGGTGGGGGGATTGGTCGGGGCCGGGGCCGCTTTTGCCGTTTTCGATGGGTTCACGGCCGCGACGATGAACTGGCAGAGCTTCAGCCAGGTGACTTTTGCCTTTCGAGTAACCCCCTCATTGCTGGTGCAGGCGATGGCATTGGCTTCGGCGATCGGAATGGTGGGCGGGTTCTTTCCGGCCATTCGTGCCGCGCGGCTGCCCGTTGCGAGCGGGTTGCGGGAAGTCTGA
- a CDS encoding ABC transporter ATP-binding protein, which translates to MSEAPLPWVRVRDVEKTFRRGSEEIHVLSGLSLEVPRGDFLALMGPSGSGKSTLLNLIGGLDRPSSGIVEIGGERIEGKSDRELAAWRARHVGFVFQFYNLLPVLSAEKNVELPLLLTHLSGAERRKHVETALGVVGLSHRMKHYPRTLSGGEQQRVGIARAIVTDPTLLLCDEPTGDLDRKSGDEILSLLQALNREQGKTIVMVTHDPHASARAKRTVYLDKGRLSDERPE; encoded by the coding sequence ATGAGCGAAGCGCCATTACCTTGGGTCCGGGTCCGCGACGTGGAGAAGACCTTTCGCAGGGGATCCGAGGAGATCCACGTGCTCTCTGGATTGAGCCTGGAAGTCCCGCGAGGAGATTTTCTGGCGTTGATGGGGCCTTCCGGATCCGGAAAATCCACGCTGCTGAATTTGATCGGGGGTTTGGACCGGCCCAGTTCGGGAATCGTGGAAATCGGGGGCGAACGGATTGAGGGCAAGAGCGACAGGGAGTTGGCCGCATGGCGGGCGCGGCATGTCGGGTTTGTGTTCCAGTTTTACAATCTCCTGCCGGTCTTGTCGGCGGAGAAGAACGTGGAGCTGCCCTTGTTGTTGACCCATCTGAGCGGGGCGGAGCGCCGAAAGCATGTGGAAACGGCATTGGGCGTGGTCGGCCTTTCGCACCGGATGAAGCATTACCCGCGGACTTTGTCAGGCGGCGAACAGCAGCGGGTCGGGATTGCCCGCGCCATTGTGACCGACCCGACGTTGCTGTTGTGCGATGAGCCGACCGGGGATTTGGACCGGAAATCCGGGGATGAGATTCTCTCGCTGCTGCAGGCGTTGAATCGCGAGCAGGGCAAGACGATTGTGATGGTGACTCACGATCCCCATGCCTCCGCGAGGGCCAAGCGCACGGTCTATCTGGACAAAGGACGGCTGTCGGATGAGCGGCCTGAATGA
- a CDS encoding ABC transporter permease, whose amino-acid sequence MKFLHLTWSNLKRKKLRTVLTLMSVLVAFLLYGLLCAIKEALTAGVSMAGADRLIVRHKISIIQLLPQSYEARMERVPGVAAAVHQTWFGGIYQDAKNFFPVMPVNPDEFLEMYPEYGLEPSEIEAWKKTRTGAIVGRTTADRFKWKVGDRVPLFSPIWGGAGTQPNWEFDVVGIFEAGKRSTDTTQFFFRYDFFDEARREGKGQVGWYTLRIKDPNQAAEVARKVDEEFANSPAETKTEPEGVFAQGFASQIGNIGAILIAVVSAVYFTILLVAGNTMAQAVRERTEEIGVLKAMGFTNTLVMGLVLAESFLIASGGGLLGLGLAWLATSGGNPAPGLLPVFYIPGRDMVIGVALAVGLGLVAGLAPAWQAMRLEIATALRRGA is encoded by the coding sequence ATGAAATTTCTTCATCTCACCTGGAGCAATTTGAAGCGCAAGAAACTGCGCACGGTGCTGACCTTGATGTCCGTGCTGGTGGCGTTCTTGTTGTACGGGCTCTTGTGCGCCATCAAGGAAGCCCTTACGGCGGGCGTGAGCATGGCGGGGGCAGACCGGTTGATCGTCCGGCACAAGATCTCGATCATCCAACTTCTGCCGCAGAGTTACGAGGCCCGCATGGAACGGGTGCCTGGCGTGGCGGCGGCGGTGCATCAAACCTGGTTCGGCGGCATTTATCAGGATGCCAAGAATTTCTTTCCGGTCATGCCGGTGAATCCGGACGAGTTCTTGGAGATGTATCCCGAGTATGGGCTGGAGCCGTCCGAAATTGAGGCGTGGAAGAAGACCCGGACGGGAGCGATCGTGGGCCGGACGACGGCCGATCGGTTCAAGTGGAAGGTAGGGGATCGGGTGCCGTTGTTTTCCCCGATCTGGGGTGGTGCGGGGACGCAGCCCAACTGGGAGTTCGATGTGGTTGGCATTTTTGAGGCCGGCAAGCGGAGCACGGATACGACCCAGTTTTTCTTTCGGTATGATTTTTTTGACGAGGCGCGGCGCGAGGGGAAGGGCCAGGTCGGCTGGTATACCTTGCGCATCAAGGATCCCAATCAGGCGGCGGAGGTGGCGCGGAAAGTGGACGAGGAATTTGCCAATTCCCCGGCGGAAACAAAGACCGAGCCGGAAGGCGTTTTCGCGCAGGGATTCGCCTCTCAGATTGGAAACATTGGCGCGATTTTGATCGCGGTGGTCAGTGCGGTTTATTTCACGATCCTGCTTGTGGCGGGCAACACCATGGCGCAGGCCGTGCGGGAGCGGACCGAGGAGATCGGCGTCTTGAAGGCCATGGGGTTCACCAACACGCTGGTGATGGGGTTGGTGCTGGCTGAATCGTTTCTGATTGCGAGCGGGGGTGGACTTTTGGGGCTCGGTCTGGCGTGGCTGGCCACTTCGGGGGGCAATCCCGCGCCCGGACTGCTTCCTGTCTTTTACATCCCCGGGCGGGACATGGTGATCGGGGTGGCTTTGGCGGTGGGTTTGGGCTTGGTGGCGGGCCTGGCGCCCGCCTGGCAGGCGATGCGACTGGAGATCGCCACCGCATTGCGACGAGGCGCTTGA
- a CDS encoding efflux RND transporter periplasmic adaptor subunit has protein sequence MGISEKPDIEGLRIDRRDKARSGAGGVLAWGLVLLLLGAGVAWWIWGRPKGVEVETVAVRPVALERASAARTLLNASGYVTPRREATVSSKVTGKVVEVMIEEGMRVESGQVLARLDASNVEASFKLAEAQWAASRAQLAETEVRLADARKEWRRVKELSQRNIASEAELDRAHAESQSLAARLEKQKADAEVVEREVAVWKQHLEDTVIRAPFAGIVTSKNAQPGEMISPVSAGGGFTRTGICTLVDMGSLEIEVDVNESYINRVRPGQPVEATLDSYQDWKIPSKVIAIIPTADRQKATVRVRVAFEQLDPRILPQMGVKVAFRENVADVAPASTPLAGRSLMAIPRGSVRSEGGREVVWVTRAGKAERRAVQVERTEGDTVMVQAGLNAGEQVVVSGAEKLQDGGAVREKSK, from the coding sequence ATGGGGATTTCGGAAAAGCCCGACATCGAAGGGCTTCGCATTGACCGTCGCGACAAGGCTCGTTCTGGAGCCGGCGGTGTCCTGGCCTGGGGACTGGTTCTACTGCTCCTGGGAGCAGGCGTCGCGTGGTGGATTTGGGGCAGACCCAAAGGCGTTGAGGTGGAGACGGTGGCAGTTCGTCCGGTGGCCCTGGAGAGGGCCAGCGCGGCGAGAACCCTGCTCAATGCGTCGGGTTACGTGACGCCGCGGCGGGAAGCGACTGTCTCCTCGAAGGTGACCGGCAAGGTGGTGGAAGTGATGATTGAAGAGGGGATGCGGGTGGAGTCGGGCCAGGTGTTGGCGCGTTTGGATGCGTCGAACGTCGAGGCCAGTTTCAAGCTGGCTGAAGCCCAGTGGGCGGCTTCCCGGGCGCAACTGGCGGAGACAGAAGTGCGCCTGGCCGACGCCCGCAAAGAGTGGCGCCGGGTCAAAGAACTTTCCCAACGCAACATCGCTTCAGAAGCCGAACTCGACCGCGCCCACGCGGAGTCCCAATCCCTCGCGGCACGATTGGAAAAGCAGAAGGCCGACGCGGAGGTGGTCGAGCGTGAGGTGGCCGTGTGGAAACAGCACCTGGAGGACACGGTGATTCGAGCCCCCTTTGCGGGTATCGTCACCAGCAAGAACGCCCAGCCAGGGGAAATGATTTCGCCCGTGTCGGCCGGCGGAGGCTTCACGCGCACGGGCATCTGCACCCTGGTCGACATGGGATCCTTGGAGATCGAGGTGGACGTGAATGAGAGTTACATCAACCGCGTGCGACCGGGACAGCCGGTGGAAGCCACCCTGGATTCTTATCAGGACTGGAAGATTCCCTCGAAGGTGATCGCGATCATTCCGACGGCGGACCGGCAAAAGGCAACCGTGCGGGTGAGGGTTGCTTTCGAGCAACTGGATCCTCGCATCCTGCCGCAGATGGGAGTGAAGGTGGCTTTTCGCGAGAATGTGGCGGATGTGGCGCCCGCCTCGACGCCTCTCGCGGGGCGTTCGCTCATGGCGATTCCGCGTGGGTCCGTCCGTTCGGAGGGCGGGCGGGAAGTGGTATGGGTGACGCGGGCTGGGAAGGCGGAGCGCCGCGCGGTGCAGGTGGAACGGACGGAGGGCGACACGGTCATGGTCCAGGCGGGATTGAACGCAGGTGAGCAAGTTGTGGTGTCGGGCGCGGAAAAGCTGCAAGATGGCGGGGCCGTGAGGGAAAAAAGCAAATGA